From one Amaranthus tricolor cultivar Red isolate AtriRed21 chromosome 17, ASM2621246v1, whole genome shotgun sequence genomic stretch:
- the LOC130804038 gene encoding uncharacterized protein LOC130804038 isoform X2, with the protein MGYIQEARENHVKKKVEEALRSKMKQKALKECDHYTAKYAECAYGRTLSVVWKCRNQAKELNSCLHQFTNDSVLEEMKKEYMLQEQAKNSARV; encoded by the exons ATGGGTTATATACAAGAAGCCAGAGAAAACCATGTCAAGAAGAAGGTTGAAGAAG CATTACGCAGCAAAATGAAACAGAAAGCATTAAAAGAATGTGATCATTATACTGCAAAGTATGCTGAATGTGCGTATGGAAGGACTTTATCTGTTGTTTGGAAGTGCAGGAATCAAGCTAAAGAACTGAATAGTTGCCTTCATCAATT TACCAATGACTCAGTCCTGGaagaaatgaagaaagaatacaTGCTCCAAGAGCAGGCCAAGAACTCTGCCAGAGTTTGA
- the LOC130804038 gene encoding uncharacterized protein LOC130804038 isoform X1 yields MPYLYYIVESTRQYLQRSCLQKQLRRLGGSWRQNTEVPKSKMKQKALKECDHYTAKYAECAYGRTLSVVWKCRNQAKELNSCLHQFTNDSVLEEMKKEYMLQEQAKNSARV; encoded by the exons ATGCCCTATCTCTATTATATCGTGGAGTCGACGAGGCAATACTTACAACGATCATGCTTGCAAAAACAGCTACGGAGGCTTGGAGGATCCTGGAGACAAAATACAGAGGTTCCGAAgag CAAAATGAAACAGAAAGCATTAAAAGAATGTGATCATTATACTGCAAAGTATGCTGAATGTGCGTATGGAAGGACTTTATCTGTTGTTTGGAAGTGCAGGAATCAAGCTAAAGAACTGAATAGTTGCCTTCATCAATT TACCAATGACTCAGTCCTGGaagaaatgaagaaagaatacaTGCTCCAAGAGCAGGCCAAGAACTCTGCCAGAGTTTGA